A window from Chitinophaga filiformis encodes these proteins:
- a CDS encoding glycoside hydrolase family 32 protein: protein MNKQLFTLWLICLMPFTLLAQQQDVPTPQWRPVYHFTPPKNWTNDPNGLIYLNGVYHLYYQHNPYENKWGHMSWGHATSKDLLNWKHLPVAIPEIETKDTTTWIFSGCAVLDKNNTSGFGSKDKAPLVAIYTADQPKQQKESQFVAYSNDGGLTFTNYAGNPVVDIHKKDFRDPSVIWMEEQQQWVMTVAVPQEHRLQFYGSKDLKKWDLLSEFGDQGDTRKIWECPSLTPLYVDGDPAKKKWLIMISSGNPDAATGMQYFTGDFDGKTFKNDNPAEHQQFVDYGRTFYAAIPYNNLPDGRQTMLGWLMPFETPTYPWRGQMSIARDLLLKSTPAGVQLYQQPAAVLNASLDKLPASKKLVKQGFEIDSKETPISKGGQFNSNANWIDVTFVPGTGEDFGVKLGQDPVAKVETVVGYNTARNELYIANEKGLVMDKLTVKPAEGKIRLQVLFDKSSVEVFVNGGERVLTTLIFPGEKATGCALFAKNGKVMVEALRVWDLAR, encoded by the coding sequence ATGAATAAGCAACTGTTTACTTTATGGCTGATATGCCTGATGCCGTTTACGCTGCTGGCCCAGCAACAGGACGTTCCTACCCCGCAGTGGCGTCCTGTATATCATTTCACGCCGCCGAAGAACTGGACGAACGATCCTAACGGCCTGATCTATCTCAATGGCGTATACCATCTCTACTATCAGCACAATCCTTATGAGAACAAGTGGGGGCATATGAGCTGGGGGCATGCTACCAGCAAAGATCTGCTGAACTGGAAACATTTGCCTGTGGCTATCCCGGAGATAGAAACAAAAGACACGACCACCTGGATCTTTTCCGGTTGCGCCGTGCTGGATAAAAACAATACGAGTGGTTTTGGCAGCAAGGACAAGGCGCCGCTGGTAGCTATCTATACCGCCGATCAGCCAAAACAACAGAAAGAATCGCAGTTTGTGGCGTACAGCAATGACGGTGGTCTGACCTTTACTAACTACGCAGGCAATCCGGTAGTGGATATTCATAAAAAGGATTTCCGTGATCCCAGTGTGATCTGGATGGAGGAGCAGCAGCAATGGGTGATGACCGTAGCGGTTCCGCAGGAGCATCGGTTACAGTTCTACGGCTCCAAAGATCTCAAAAAATGGGACTTGCTGAGTGAATTCGGTGATCAGGGAGATACGCGTAAGATCTGGGAATGCCCTTCTCTCACGCCCTTGTATGTAGATGGGGATCCTGCAAAGAAGAAATGGCTGATCATGATCTCTTCCGGCAATCCCGATGCGGCTACAGGCATGCAGTATTTTACGGGTGATTTTGACGGGAAGACTTTCAAAAATGACAATCCGGCGGAGCATCAGCAGTTCGTGGATTATGGCAGGACCTTCTATGCGGCGATCCCTTACAACAACCTGCCGGATGGCAGACAGACTATGCTGGGCTGGCTGATGCCTTTCGAGACACCGACCTATCCATGGCGTGGGCAGATGTCCATTGCACGGGACCTGTTGCTGAAATCAACACCTGCTGGCGTGCAGCTGTACCAGCAGCCGGCAGCGGTACTTAATGCCTCGCTGGACAAGTTGCCGGCGTCTAAGAAACTGGTGAAACAGGGCTTTGAGATAGATAGTAAGGAAACGCCGATCAGCAAGGGCGGGCAATTTAATTCAAATGCCAATTGGATAGATGTTACGTTCGTACCCGGTACGGGAGAGGATTTTGGGGTCAAATTAGGGCAGGATCCTGTTGCGAAGGTAGAGACTGTTGTAGGATATAATACCGCCCGTAATGAGCTTTATATTGCGAATGAGAAAGGACTGGTAATGGATAAGCTGACCGTGAAGCCGGCTGAAGGGAAGATTCGCTTGCAGGTGTTGTTTGACAAGTCGTCTGTGGAGGTGTTCGTGAATGGCGGGGAGCGGGTGTTGACAACGTTGATCTTCCCGGGGGAAAAGGCTACGGGTTGTGCGCTGTTTGCGAAGAACGGGAAGGTGATGGTGGAGGCCTTGCGGGTATGGGATCTGGCGAGGTGA
- a CDS encoding RagB/SusD family nutrient uptake outer membrane protein, which yields MKRFIYLFTCCSLLLASCSNFLDQTPQAVVSGDDLNTPENVDKMVTAAYAALGNDHYTAPYSSMWPYGNLRSGDAYKGGDGAGDISEYHFYETFALNRVDNGLTDLLWFRLYVCIGRTNDALARLNAISEDAFPEKVVRQAEVRFLRAHYYFLLKILFKYMPYIDETVAKENYPAISNKALGNDELWTKIADDFRFAADNLPATQPQIGRVNKFAAKAYLAKTLLYQAYKQDESNAVTAVDAATLQQVNALCDEVIGAGRYQLNGDFANNFRAATENSAESVFAIQYSREDGTPKGRLDYGHALDYPMNTDYGCCGFHSPSYNLINAFKTDASGLPMFNTFNDKNISGGSDFQTNTFDPRLDHTAAIPGHPYKYDPKFIYQRAWARAPDVYGSYLSLKEAVLPNDAAFQKIPPFMSSSKNWDIIRYADVLLFKAEALVELGRQDEALALVNSIRTRAGNSTGLLKQSDGSFTSNYKIDVYKPGVNCTWSQDFARQAVRWERRLEFAMEGYRFFDLVRWGIAAEYLNAYFAVEKTRSAHLADAAFKKGRDEYLPVPLNQMNYSKGLYKQNTGW from the coding sequence ATGAAACGTTTTATATATCTCTTCACCTGTTGCAGCCTCTTATTGGCCAGCTGCAGCAATTTCCTGGATCAGACACCGCAGGCGGTTGTATCCGGCGATGATCTGAATACGCCTGAGAACGTAGATAAGATGGTAACTGCCGCTTATGCTGCATTAGGCAATGACCATTATACTGCGCCTTATTCCAGTATGTGGCCCTATGGTAACCTGCGTAGCGGGGATGCCTACAAGGGTGGCGATGGTGCGGGCGATATCAGTGAATATCATTTTTATGAAACCTTTGCACTGAACAGGGTGGACAATGGTCTTACGGACCTGCTGTGGTTCCGCCTGTACGTATGCATTGGTCGTACAAATGATGCATTGGCGCGTCTGAATGCCATCAGCGAAGATGCGTTCCCTGAAAAAGTAGTAAGGCAGGCGGAAGTACGTTTTCTCCGTGCGCATTATTATTTCCTGCTGAAGATACTGTTCAAATACATGCCTTATATTGATGAAACGGTAGCGAAGGAAAATTATCCGGCTATTTCAAATAAAGCGCTTGGCAATGATGAGTTGTGGACGAAGATAGCAGACGATTTTCGTTTTGCTGCCGACAATCTGCCGGCCACACAGCCGCAGATCGGCAGGGTGAATAAATTCGCCGCGAAGGCATACCTGGCAAAGACCTTGCTGTACCAGGCCTATAAGCAGGATGAAAGCAATGCGGTAACCGCTGTTGATGCCGCTACTTTACAGCAGGTGAATGCCCTGTGTGATGAGGTGATCGGTGCAGGACGCTATCAGCTGAACGGTGATTTTGCGAACAACTTCAGAGCTGCCACTGAGAATAGCGCGGAATCAGTTTTCGCCATCCAGTATTCAAGAGAGGATGGCACACCTAAAGGCAGGTTGGATTATGGACATGCGCTGGATTATCCGATGAACACAGATTATGGTTGCTGTGGTTTTCATTCGCCCAGCTATAACCTGATCAATGCGTTTAAAACAGATGCTTCGGGATTGCCGATGTTCAATACCTTCAATGATAAGAACATTAGCGGCGGCAGTGATTTTCAGACCAATACATTTGATCCGCGGCTGGACCATACTGCAGCCATACCCGGGCATCCTTACAAGTATGATCCCAAGTTTATCTACCAGCGCGCCTGGGCCCGCGCCCCGGATGTATATGGCAGCTACCTGAGCCTGAAGGAGGCGGTATTACCGAATGATGCGGCGTTCCAGAAAATACCTCCTTTTATGTCGAGCTCCAAGAACTGGGATATTATCCGTTATGCCGATGTACTGTTGTTTAAAGCAGAAGCACTGGTAGAACTGGGACGGCAGGATGAGGCGCTGGCATTGGTCAACAGTATCAGGACGAGAGCCGGCAACAGCACCGGCTTGCTGAAGCAGTCGGACGGCTCTTTTACATCCAATTACAAGATAGATGTTTACAAGCCTGGTGTTAACTGTACCTGGAGCCAGGACTTTGCGCGGCAGGCTGTACGCTGGGAGCGCCGTTTAGAGTTTGCAATGGAAGGGTATCGTTTTTTTGACCTGGTACGCTGGGGCATTGCTGCCGAATATCTGAATGCGTATTTTGCGGTGGAGAAAACGAGGAGCGCTCATCTGGCAGATGCAGCGTTTAAAAAAGGAAGGGATGAATATCTGCCGGTGCCTCTAAACCAGATGAATTATAGCAAAGGATTATATAAACAAAATACCGGTTGGTGA
- a CDS encoding SusC/RagA family TonB-linked outer membrane protein: MKRLFYLLPMLLFSMLTVAQQKLYQGTVTSRQGKTPLPGVTVQAGKANAITDNAGHFSINAAPGEKLTFTYLGMKPMTQEVPANTAVLSIELEENATDLNQVVVTGYQTQKKADLTGAVAVVNVAEIKDIPMGNPLKALQGRVPGVMITTDGAPNSAATVRIRGIGTLGNNDPLYVIDGIPTKRGLQELNQNDIESIQVLKDASSATIYGSRAANGVIIVTTKKAKKGFSRINVDASSSLQYYSTKLKTLNTEGRGRAYWQAAVNDHSDPDNNQIYQYDWNGDYNNPVLNRIILPEYIDAAKTMKPADTYWYDEIAQASLLQNYNISLTNGGEKGNSFFSVGMYNNKGIVKDTRQQKLTARFNTDYSFFKGRLKMGENLSATYIKDALVPATDILFAALVQQPVVPVHTVNGGWGGPAPGMTDRQNPVRLIEDNKQNKSQFVRLFGNAYADLEIIPRLHFRSSFGIDYNGTFQRVLRKSYTSGFLSDKTNQVNTSQDYNGNWVWQNTLSYNVALKKHRVDFLLGEEQIKYMAQNFFASRQGYALENIDYAYLDAGTTQKDNGGSGSGYTLLSYFGKVNYAYDNKYLASVTLRRDGSSRFGKDNRFGTFPAFSLGWRISEEGAVKSALPFISDLKLRAGWGRSGNQEIVNNATYTLYSAIYGIDPTWDFDSGSAYDLNGSGTGQLPSGYTLIRQGNTALKWESTKETNLGIDFGLLDNHISGSVDYFIKKTSDILINPAYLAVIGEGGSRYANGASMENKGLEAIVSYSGDIAPGLTLTMTGNVATYRNRITYLPDEVLTSYPGNGQDKTILGRSINSTFGYVADGIFRSQQEVDEHASQIGKGVGRIRYKDLNGDKEINDKDRDYIGKGDPDFTYGLNVALEYKHFDLSFFLQGVQGIQVYNTYKTYTDFASIWTGTNWGQRTLDAWTPQHANTAIPALTLVDRNNENRTSTYFLESGSYLKLRNIQLGYSFRHLFHGQFQTARVYVQGSNLFTVKSKSFTATDPENPNNAYPIPVIGTLGLNLSF; this comes from the coding sequence ATGAAAAGGTTATTCTACCTCTTACCTATGCTGCTGTTCAGCATGCTGACAGTAGCGCAGCAAAAGCTCTATCAGGGCACTGTTACCAGTCGCCAGGGCAAGACGCCTCTTCCCGGTGTGACTGTACAGGCAGGCAAGGCAAATGCCATTACAGACAATGCCGGCCATTTCTCTATCAATGCGGCTCCCGGCGAGAAGCTCACCTTCACCTACCTGGGCATGAAACCAATGACGCAGGAAGTGCCTGCGAATACAGCTGTACTGTCAATCGAACTGGAAGAGAATGCCACAGACCTGAACCAGGTAGTTGTAACCGGTTATCAGACGCAGAAGAAGGCTGACCTGACCGGCGCTGTAGCCGTTGTGAATGTTGCCGAGATCAAAGATATTCCAATGGGCAATCCGCTGAAAGCCCTGCAAGGCAGAGTACCGGGTGTTATGATCACTACGGATGGTGCACCCAATAGCGCTGCCACAGTGAGGATCAGGGGAATTGGCACCCTGGGCAACAATGATCCGTTGTATGTGATAGATGGTATTCCCACCAAGCGCGGATTACAGGAACTGAACCAGAACGATATCGAGTCGATACAGGTATTGAAAGATGCCTCTTCTGCCACGATCTATGGTTCAAGGGCAGCGAATGGTGTTATCATTGTGACGACGAAGAAAGCGAAGAAGGGCTTTAGCCGGATCAATGTAGATGCATCCTCCTCTCTGCAATACTACAGTACAAAGCTGAAGACGCTGAACACCGAAGGCCGTGGCCGGGCTTACTGGCAGGCGGCTGTGAATGATCATTCAGATCCGGACAATAACCAGATCTATCAGTATGACTGGAACGGCGATTACAACAATCCGGTACTGAACAGGATCATACTGCCCGAATACATTGATGCAGCAAAGACGATGAAGCCTGCAGATACTTACTGGTATGATGAGATAGCACAGGCATCCCTCTTACAGAACTATAATATATCACTGACCAACGGGGGAGAGAAAGGTAATTCATTCTTTTCCGTTGGCATGTACAACAACAAGGGCATCGTTAAAGACACCCGTCAGCAAAAACTTACTGCCCGTTTTAATACCGATTATTCCTTCTTTAAAGGCAGATTGAAAATGGGAGAGAACCTGTCTGCCACTTATATCAAAGATGCATTAGTGCCGGCAACAGATATACTTTTCGCCGCCCTGGTACAACAGCCGGTGGTGCCGGTACATACTGTAAATGGCGGCTGGGGTGGCCCTGCTCCGGGTATGACGGACAGGCAAAACCCTGTGCGTCTTATTGAAGATAATAAACAGAATAAGAGCCAGTTCGTAAGACTGTTCGGTAATGCGTATGCTGACCTGGAAATTATACCACGCCTGCATTTCAGGTCCAGCTTTGGTATTGATTACAATGGCACATTCCAGCGGGTGCTGCGTAAGTCCTATACTTCCGGTTTCCTTTCTGATAAGACGAACCAGGTAAATACCTCGCAGGACTACAATGGCAACTGGGTATGGCAGAATACACTTTCTTACAATGTTGCATTGAAGAAACACCGTGTAGATTTTCTGCTGGGCGAAGAACAGATCAAATACATGGCGCAGAATTTCTTTGCCAGCAGGCAGGGATATGCATTGGAGAATATAGATTACGCGTACCTCGATGCAGGCACTACGCAAAAGGATAATGGCGGTAGTGGCAGCGGATATACTTTGTTGTCTTATTTCGGTAAGGTGAACTATGCGTACGATAACAAGTACCTGGCATCTGTAACCCTGCGCCGGGATGGATCTTCCCGCTTCGGGAAGGATAACCGCTTTGGTACTTTCCCTGCCTTCTCGCTGGGATGGCGTATCAGTGAAGAAGGCGCTGTGAAATCGGCCCTGCCGTTCATCTCCGATCTGAAACTGCGCGCAGGCTGGGGAAGAAGCGGTAACCAGGAGATCGTGAACAATGCCACCTATACACTGTATTCAGCTATCTATGGCATTGATCCTACCTGGGACTTTGACAGTGGCAGTGCTTACGATCTGAATGGCAGTGGTACGGGGCAGTTACCTTCAGGTTATACGCTGATCAGGCAGGGTAATACAGCGCTGAAATGGGAGAGCACCAAAGAAACCAACCTGGGGATCGATTTCGGTTTGCTGGACAATCATATTTCCGGGTCGGTTGATTACTTTATCAAGAAGACATCTGATATCCTGATCAATCCTGCTTACCTGGCAGTGATCGGTGAAGGTGGTTCCAGGTATGCGAATGGCGCATCTATGGAAAATAAGGGACTGGAGGCTATTGTGTCTTATTCCGGCGACATAGCCCCTGGGTTGACCTTAACCATGACGGGCAACGTTGCTACCTATCGCAACAGGATCACTTACCTGCCCGATGAAGTGTTGACCTCTTATCCGGGCAATGGTCAGGATAAAACCATCCTGGGGCGTTCGATCAATTCCACGTTTGGCTATGTAGCAGATGGCATATTCCGGTCGCAGCAGGAAGTAGACGAGCATGCCAGCCAGATCGGAAAGGGCGTGGGGCGTATCCGTTACAAGGACCTGAACGGCGACAAAGAGATCAATGATAAGGACAGGGATTATATCGGCAAAGGAGATCCCGATTTTACATATGGACTGAATGTTGCGCTGGAGTATAAACACTTCGACCTGTCTTTCTTTCTGCAGGGTGTACAGGGCATACAGGTGTACAATACCTATAAGACGTATACCGACTTTGCGTCTATCTGGACAGGGACAAACTGGGGGCAGCGTACATTAGATGCATGGACGCCGCAGCATGCCAATACAGCTATTCCGGCACTGACGCTGGTAGACCGTAACAATGAGAACCGTACGTCTACCTATTTCCTGGAGTCAGGCTCTTACCTGAAGTTGCGTAACATTCAGCTGGGGTATAGCTTCAGACATCTCTTCCATGGCCAGTTCCAGACAGCAAGGGTGTATGTGCAGGGCAGCAACCTGTTCACCGTAAAAAGCAAAAGTTTTACTGCTACAGATCCGGAGAATCCTAACAATGCATATCCTATTCCTGTTATCGGGACCCTGGGACTGAACCTGTCATTCTAG
- a CDS encoding carbohydrate kinase family protein — protein sequence MTNYNIVSLGEILWDILPEQELPGGAPLNVAYHLHKQSQKVVLVSRIGNDQHGQRLLDIMQQRGLATDLIQRDNRYDTGKVYARMDEQLDMQYDIVYPVAWDHISWDTALDAMFRNDELQYLVYGSLLARNEVSRNTLEKALQSPARKVLDINLRAPYYTKETLEWLLFSCDLLKLNIGELELIADWYGNFKTSEERIKLLSERFNIQTIIVTLGGKGCMGYIQGQFYYQEGQPVKVADTIGSGDAFLAGFLTSQISGYTPAYSLAYANALGALVASKPGGCPDYDPQEITDMIVKKKAYVSTGQ from the coding sequence ATGACAAACTACAATATCGTAAGCCTGGGAGAGATCCTGTGGGATATATTACCCGAGCAGGAACTGCCGGGAGGCGCGCCGCTGAATGTTGCCTATCATCTGCATAAGCAATCGCAAAAGGTGGTACTGGTGTCGAGAATAGGGAATGATCAGCATGGGCAGCGTTTGCTGGACATCATGCAGCAACGGGGATTGGCTACTGATCTTATTCAGCGCGATAACAGGTATGATACCGGTAAGGTATACGCGCGTATGGATGAGCAACTGGATATGCAGTATGATATAGTATATCCTGTGGCCTGGGACCATATCAGCTGGGATACAGCGTTGGATGCAATGTTCCGGAACGATGAACTGCAATACCTCGTATATGGCAGCCTGCTGGCGAGAAATGAAGTATCCCGCAATACGCTGGAGAAAGCTTTGCAGTCGCCCGCCAGGAAGGTACTGGACATCAACCTGCGGGCGCCTTACTACACAAAAGAAACACTGGAATGGTTGCTGTTCAGCTGTGACCTGTTGAAGCTGAATATCGGGGAACTCGAATTGATCGCTGACTGGTACGGCAATTTTAAAACATCGGAGGAGCGGATAAAGCTATTGTCTGAAAGATTCAACATTCAAACCATCATCGTTACCCTGGGCGGTAAAGGGTGTATGGGCTATATACAGGGGCAGTTTTATTACCAGGAAGGGCAGCCGGTGAAAGTGGCAGATACCATCGGCAGTGGAGACGCTTTCCTGGCGGGTTTCCTCACCTCACAGATCAGCGGGTATACACCCGCATACAGTCTTGCTTATGCCAATGCACTCGGGGCATTGGTAGCATCGAAACCGGGCGGTTGCCCGGATTACGATCCGCAGGAAATAACAGACATGATCGTCAAAAAGAAAGCATACGTCAGCACGGGACAATAA
- a CDS encoding sugar porter family MFS transporter has product MTNKTVFFWAFVVALGGFLFGFDTAVISGAEQSIQQYWGLSEVQHGLTVSIALIGTVFGALGGSIPSDRLGRRSTLLLVAAIYLFSAVGTALAGNWYLFLLCRFIGGLGVGASSVTAPVYISEVSPAKYRGRMVALFQFNVVLGILISYLSNYLIGMGGDSSWRLMLGVQAVPAALFLVLLKWVPESPRWLLINGLREQAAIATLKVINPGGFLADIDTIRQSQQVQASQVQSEKLFTAKYNTPVMLAVLFAMFNQVSGINAIIYYAPRIFEMSGLGAGSSLLSTVGIGIVNFIFTLTAIRFIDRIGRRQLMLIGTVGLIATLGLVAVSFYMHTGGIAVVSYLLIYIAFFAFSQGAVIWVFISEIFPNQVRAKGQTLGSFTHWIMAAVIAFTFPYLASRIGGGHIFLFFCVMMILQLVFVLRWMPETKGRTLEEIEMTMVVH; this is encoded by the coding sequence ATGACTAATAAAACGGTGTTTTTCTGGGCTTTTGTAGTAGCCCTGGGTGGTTTCCTCTTCGGTTTCGATACGGCGGTAATTTCCGGTGCTGAGCAGTCTATTCAGCAATACTGGGGTTTATCGGAAGTGCAACATGGTTTGACCGTGTCTATTGCTTTAATAGGTACCGTATTCGGTGCATTGGGGGGCAGCATCCCTTCCGACAGGTTAGGAAGGAGGTCCACCTTACTGCTGGTAGCGGCCATTTACCTGTTCTCCGCCGTCGGGACGGCCCTGGCCGGCAACTGGTATCTTTTCCTGTTATGCCGTTTTATCGGAGGGCTGGGTGTAGGGGCATCTTCTGTTACTGCCCCTGTTTATATATCCGAGGTATCGCCGGCAAAGTACCGGGGAAGAATGGTGGCCTTGTTCCAGTTTAACGTGGTACTGGGAATCCTGATATCCTACCTGTCCAATTACCTGATCGGTATGGGAGGTGATAGTTCCTGGCGCCTGATGCTGGGAGTACAGGCAGTACCTGCAGCCTTGTTCCTGGTCCTACTGAAATGGGTGCCTGAAAGTCCCCGCTGGCTGCTGATCAACGGCCTCAGGGAGCAGGCGGCTATCGCCACCCTGAAGGTGATCAATCCCGGCGGATTTCTGGCTGACATCGACACCATCCGGCAATCGCAGCAGGTCCAGGCCAGCCAGGTACAAAGTGAAAAGCTGTTCACCGCAAAATATAATACACCCGTGATGTTGGCGGTATTGTTTGCCATGTTCAACCAGGTATCCGGCATCAATGCGATCATTTACTATGCGCCCCGCATTTTCGAAATGTCTGGCCTGGGGGCAGGATCTTCACTGCTTTCCACCGTCGGCATCGGCATTGTCAACTTCATATTCACCCTCACCGCTATCCGCTTTATAGACAGGATAGGCCGGCGCCAGCTGATGCTGATAGGTACGGTCGGCCTGATTGCCACATTGGGACTGGTGGCGGTATCTTTTTATATGCATACCGGCGGTATAGCTGTGGTGTCTTACCTCCTGATATACATCGCTTTTTTCGCTTTCTCACAGGGAGCCGTGATCTGGGTATTCATTTCGGAGATCTTTCCCAACCAGGTACGTGCCAAGGGACAGACGCTGGGCAGTTTTACCCACTGGATCATGGCGGCGGTCATTGCATTCACATTCCCCTACCTGGCCAGTCGTATCGGGGGCGGACATATCTTCCTCTTCTTCTGTGTGATGATGATACTGCAGCTGGTGTTCGTATTGCGCTGGATGCCGGAAACGAAAGGCAGGACACTGGAAGAGATTGAAATGACGATGGTGGTACACTAA